The following coding sequences lie in one Apium graveolens cultivar Ventura chromosome 1, ASM990537v1, whole genome shotgun sequence genomic window:
- the LOC141671188 gene encoding calcium-transporting ATPase 12, plasma membrane-type-like isoform X2 codes for MPEVNQNIDYEAQTLLVFSRDSSPRHIWTRIIVLLHSISKFKSEAESSYTCIHDPKAEGQSEIIDVVDGSSSTNDALLKIGSAPEDGLNSIQYQLHSKVTSQDLQDNSHHGIELLSQSKIGEISVSTPTASQDASTVHSVLPMSQQDMLQRSQTKKITQIMKEKDLKSFHSFGGIDGVADALTSDLDKGLYDEDDIHQRKVKSYFQNQLPRSCFFSFLIDTCKSFTMILLLVVAILSLGFGLKEEGTHTGWIDGAIIFFMIIVLVLFKSSCRYYHERNLLKKSRKQGVSTETVHVTRGECNQHISMSDLVHGDIVLLERGYKVPCDGFFIDGKLLEVDSGSQSIIDDNNPFLFYGSRVINGSGRMIVASVGTNTVWSELMRNNSGDKMSKVEAHINKLMERIQIAGLLITILMFIASFLRFVIKKPDEANRYRSDVKDKPITIRVICYTFEKIITEPKSTARTLTNLLSISLVGIMDNMPMVVSLAITLWNDKVLLDKGTWHDLLACVKSSSVTRICTDKIGGLTEQHMEVKMVSVDCDIISDSSSLSPKVLEVLCEGIGTSVLTSADASKAMGESLCLWANDAIGLTSNKLKNDWELLRWTESDPCMNPCGVLIKKAEEDDMCLHWKGPVREILAKCSRYYDKEGNLHRMNSQKKQAFDDVHIDMLNKQLKTIALACRPTVVCRLEGNDLDLIGLIGLKDSGKETTKVGIASAFKEGGVRTILVSADDVSSLEPIAVEHGLLNITSDLVLKGEDFQKLTKTERMEKIDRICILGNCLPADKKFFVKCLRDRGEKVAMVGMQINDAPALKESDIGVAMGSWNSDVARECSDITIWNEGLCFFFDVICCGRCIYGKLQKFLQVLLIMTVSSSLINFMGVIFTGDSPMTAIQWFGLNLSMTFIDGMALLGSPLARRQGNEFVVGPTGSLLNMAMKRNVIAQSSYQIIVLMTLQQKWHLFDITQESIPSMIFNSLIICQVFNLFSARELQKKNFFKGDNSCERGDFFRRHSWTFLPRTGVAVVGSLQNNTGGGFRPRSAFGVRIRVWLGKMKIERTRVAVCV; via the exons GTCAAGCACAAACGATGCGTTATTAAAGATTGGTTCTGCGCCGGAGGATGGCCTCAATAGCATTCAGTACCAGCTCCATTCAAAAGTAACCTCACAAGACTTGCAGGATAATAGTCATCATGGCATTGAGCTCCTGAGTCAATCTAAAATTGGTGAGATATCTGTAAGCACACCTACTGCTTCTCAGGATGCCTCAACTGTTCACTCTGTGCTGCCAATGAGCCAACAGGACATGCTCCAACGTAGCCAGACAAAAAAAATCACCCAAATCATGAAGGAGAAGGATTTAAAATCATTCCATAGTTTTGGTGGTATCGACGGAGTGGCAGATGCATTGACTTCTGATCTGGACAAAGGACTTTATGATGAGGACGATATTCACCAACGAAAAGTGAAAAGTTACTTTCAAAATCAATTGCCTAGAAGCTGTTTCTTTTCCTTCCTTATTGATACATGCAAAAGTTTTACCATGATTCTTCTTTTAGTGGTTGCAATACTTTCTCTTGGCTTTGGATTAAAGGAGGAAGGAACACATACTGGTTGGATTGATGGAGCCATTATATTTTTCATGATTATTGTGCTAGTTCTGTTTAAATCTTCTTGCAGATATTATCATGaaagaaacttgctgaagaagTCGAGGAAGCAAGGTGTTTCAACTGAGACTGTTCATGTAACTAGAGGTGAATGTAATCAGCACATCAGCATGTCAGATCTTGTGCATGGTGATATAGTTTTGCTTGAAAGAGGATATAAAGTTCCGTGTGATGGTTTCTTTATTGACGGTAAATTGCTAGAAGTGGATTCTGGATCACAGTCCATAATTGATGACAACAATCCGTTTTTGTTTTACGGTTCAAGGGTAATCAATGGCAGTGGCAGGATGATTGTGGCATCTGTGGGAACGAACACAGTTTGGAGTGAACTGATGAGAAATAATTCTGGAGATAAAATGTCTAAGGTAGAAGCTCATATTAACAAGTTAATGGAGAGGATCCAGATTGCTGGTCTCCTAATAACTATCCTCATGTTTATAGCATCTTTCCTGCGGTTTGTAATAAAAAAACCAGATGAAGCAAATAGGTACCGGTCAGATGTCAAGGATAAACCAATCACAATCAGGGTTATCTGTTATACCTTTGAGAAAATAATCACAGAACCAAAGAGCACAGCAAGAACCTTGACAAATCTATTGAGTATCTCACTGGTTGGAATAATGGACAATATGCCTATGGTTGTTTCACTTGCTATCACTCTATGGAACGACAAGGTTCTATTAGATAAAGGTACCTGGCATGATTTACTAGCTTGCGTTAAGTCATCATCAGTCACTCGTATCTGCACAGACAAAATTGGTGGGTTGACCGAGCAGCACATGGAAGTTAAAATGGTTTCGGTTGACTGTGATATTATAAGTGACAGCTCTAGTCTTTCCCCGAAAGTTCTTGAAGTGCTCTGTGAAGGTATTGGCACATCAGTCTTGACGTCTGCAGATGCTAGTAAAGCGATGGGGGAATCACTTTGTCTTTGGGCTAATGATGCTATTGGGCTTACAAGTAACAAGCTAAAAAACGATTGGGAACTTCTGCGGTGGACAGAATCAGACCCGTGTATGAATCCTTGTGGAGTGTTGATTAAGAAAGCTGAAGAAGATGATATGTGTCTGCATTGGAAGGGACCTGTCCGGGAAATTTTGGCCAAATGTTCCCGTTACTATGATAAGGAAGGCAACCTACACCGCATGAACAGTCAGAAAAAGCAGGCATTTGACGATGTTCATATAGATATGTTAAACAAACAATTAAAAACAATTGCACTTGCTTGTAGACCCACTGTTGTCTGTAGACTGGAAGGAAATGACTTAGATTTAATAGGATTGATTGGTTTAAAAGATTCGGGTAAAGAAACTACCAAGGTGGGAATTGCAAGTGCTTTTAAAGAAGGTGGGGTTAGAACTATACTTGTTTCAGCAGATGATGTTTCTTCACTCGAACCTATTGCTGTTGAACATGGGTTGCTCAATATAACATCAGACCTGGTGCTCAAAGGTGAAGATTTTCAAAAACTAACCAAGACTGAGAGGATGGAGAAGATAGATAGAATATGCATTCTGGGAAATTGCCTTCCAGCTGATAAGAAGTTTTTTGTAAAATGCTTAAGGGACAGAGGAGAGAAAGTTGCGATGGTTGGAATGCAAATAAATGATGCTCCAGCACTAAAAGAATCTGACATAGGGGTGGCAATGGGGAGTTGGAACTCAGATGTGGCGAGAGAATGTTCTGACATAACTATCTGGAATGAGGGTCTATGTTTCTTTTTTGACGTGATCTGTTGTGGAAGATGTATTTATGGGAAGTTGCAGAAGTTCCTTCAAGTGTTGCTTATTATGACAGTTTCTAGCTCACTGATAAACTTCATGGGTGTAATTTTCACTGGGGATTCCCCAATGACAGCAATTCAATGGTTTGGACTAAACCTGTCCATGACATTTATAGATGGCATGGCACTGTTGGGATCACCGCTAGCTAGGAGACAGGGTAATGAATTCGTAGTTGGACCTACAGGCTCTCTTCTAAACATGGCCATGAAAAGAAACGTAATTGCTCAATCGTCATACCAGATTATAGTTCTAATGACTCTGCAGCAAAAATGGCATCTATTTGACATAACTCAGGAATCAATCCCATCCATGATCTTCAATAGCCTAATCATATGCCAGGTTTTTAACCTGTTCAGTGCTAGAGAGCTACAGAAGAAGAACTTCTTCAAAG GTGATAACTCTTGTGAGCGGGGCGACTTCTTCCGACGCCATTCCTGGACATTCCTTCCGAGAACGGGTGTAGCTGTTGTGGGGAGCCTACAAAACAATACCGGAGGGGGGTTTCGTCCCCGCAGCGCCTTCGGTGTGAGAATAAGAGTCTggttggggaagatgaagatagagaggacaagggtggctgtgtgtgtataa
- the LOC141671188 gene encoding calcium-transporting ATPase 12, plasma membrane-type-like isoform X3 produces the protein MPEVNQNIDYEAQTLLVFSRDSSPRHIWTRIIVLLHSISKFKSEAESSYTCIHDPKAEGQSEIIDVVDGSSSTNDALLKIGSAPEDGLNSIQYQLHSKVTSQDLQDNSHHGIELLSQSKIGEISVSTPTASQDASTVHSVLPMSQQDMLQRSQTKKITQIMKEKDLKSFHSFGGIDGVADALTSDLDKGLYDEDDIHQRKVKSYFQNQLPRSCFFSFLIDTCKSFTMILLLVVAILSLGFGLKEEGTHTGWIDGAIIFFMIIVLVLFKSSCRYYHERNLLKKSRKQGVSTETVHVTRGECNQHISMSDLVHGDIVLLERGYKVPCDGFFIDGKLLEVDSGSQSIIDDNNPFLFYGSRVINGSGRMIVASVGTNTVWSELMRNNSGDKMSKVEAHINKLMERIQIAGLLITILMFIASFLRFVIKKPDEANRYRSDVKDKPITIRVICYTFEKIITEPKSTARTLTNLLSISLVGIMDNMPMVVSLAITLWNDKVLLDKGTWHDLLACVKSSSVTRICTDKIGGLTEQHMEVKMVSVDCDIISDSSSLSPKVLEVLCEGIGTSVLTSADASKAMGESLCLWANDAIGLTSNKLKNDWELLRWTESDPCMNPCGVLIKKAEEDDMCLHWKGPVREILAKCSRYYDKEGNLHRMNSQKKQAFDDVHIDMLNKQLKTIALACRPTVVCRLEGNDLDLIGLIGLKDSGKETTKVGIASAFKEGGVRTILVSADDVSSLEPIAVEHGLLNITSDLVLKGEDFQKLTKTERMEKIDRICILGNCLPADKKFFVKCLRDRGEKVAMVGMQINDAPALKESDIGVAMGSWNSDVARECSDITIWNEGLCFFFDVICCGRCIYGKLQKFLQVLLIMTVSSSLINFMGVIFTGDSPMTAIQWFGLNLSMTFIDGMALLGSPLARRQGNEFVVGPTGSLLNMAMKRNVIAQSSYQIIVLMTLQQKWHLFDITQESIPSMIFNSLIICQVFNLFSARELQKKNFFKGSVSFES, from the exons GTCAAGCACAAACGATGCGTTATTAAAGATTGGTTCTGCGCCGGAGGATGGCCTCAATAGCATTCAGTACCAGCTCCATTCAAAAGTAACCTCACAAGACTTGCAGGATAATAGTCATCATGGCATTGAGCTCCTGAGTCAATCTAAAATTGGTGAGATATCTGTAAGCACACCTACTGCTTCTCAGGATGCCTCAACTGTTCACTCTGTGCTGCCAATGAGCCAACAGGACATGCTCCAACGTAGCCAGACAAAAAAAATCACCCAAATCATGAAGGAGAAGGATTTAAAATCATTCCATAGTTTTGGTGGTATCGACGGAGTGGCAGATGCATTGACTTCTGATCTGGACAAAGGACTTTATGATGAGGACGATATTCACCAACGAAAAGTGAAAAGTTACTTTCAAAATCAATTGCCTAGAAGCTGTTTCTTTTCCTTCCTTATTGATACATGCAAAAGTTTTACCATGATTCTTCTTTTAGTGGTTGCAATACTTTCTCTTGGCTTTGGATTAAAGGAGGAAGGAACACATACTGGTTGGATTGATGGAGCCATTATATTTTTCATGATTATTGTGCTAGTTCTGTTTAAATCTTCTTGCAGATATTATCATGaaagaaacttgctgaagaagTCGAGGAAGCAAGGTGTTTCAACTGAGACTGTTCATGTAACTAGAGGTGAATGTAATCAGCACATCAGCATGTCAGATCTTGTGCATGGTGATATAGTTTTGCTTGAAAGAGGATATAAAGTTCCGTGTGATGGTTTCTTTATTGACGGTAAATTGCTAGAAGTGGATTCTGGATCACAGTCCATAATTGATGACAACAATCCGTTTTTGTTTTACGGTTCAAGGGTAATCAATGGCAGTGGCAGGATGATTGTGGCATCTGTGGGAACGAACACAGTTTGGAGTGAACTGATGAGAAATAATTCTGGAGATAAAATGTCTAAGGTAGAAGCTCATATTAACAAGTTAATGGAGAGGATCCAGATTGCTGGTCTCCTAATAACTATCCTCATGTTTATAGCATCTTTCCTGCGGTTTGTAATAAAAAAACCAGATGAAGCAAATAGGTACCGGTCAGATGTCAAGGATAAACCAATCACAATCAGGGTTATCTGTTATACCTTTGAGAAAATAATCACAGAACCAAAGAGCACAGCAAGAACCTTGACAAATCTATTGAGTATCTCACTGGTTGGAATAATGGACAATATGCCTATGGTTGTTTCACTTGCTATCACTCTATGGAACGACAAGGTTCTATTAGATAAAGGTACCTGGCATGATTTACTAGCTTGCGTTAAGTCATCATCAGTCACTCGTATCTGCACAGACAAAATTGGTGGGTTGACCGAGCAGCACATGGAAGTTAAAATGGTTTCGGTTGACTGTGATATTATAAGTGACAGCTCTAGTCTTTCCCCGAAAGTTCTTGAAGTGCTCTGTGAAGGTATTGGCACATCAGTCTTGACGTCTGCAGATGCTAGTAAAGCGATGGGGGAATCACTTTGTCTTTGGGCTAATGATGCTATTGGGCTTACAAGTAACAAGCTAAAAAACGATTGGGAACTTCTGCGGTGGACAGAATCAGACCCGTGTATGAATCCTTGTGGAGTGTTGATTAAGAAAGCTGAAGAAGATGATATGTGTCTGCATTGGAAGGGACCTGTCCGGGAAATTTTGGCCAAATGTTCCCGTTACTATGATAAGGAAGGCAACCTACACCGCATGAACAGTCAGAAAAAGCAGGCATTTGACGATGTTCATATAGATATGTTAAACAAACAATTAAAAACAATTGCACTTGCTTGTAGACCCACTGTTGTCTGTAGACTGGAAGGAAATGACTTAGATTTAATAGGATTGATTGGTTTAAAAGATTCGGGTAAAGAAACTACCAAGGTGGGAATTGCAAGTGCTTTTAAAGAAGGTGGGGTTAGAACTATACTTGTTTCAGCAGATGATGTTTCTTCACTCGAACCTATTGCTGTTGAACATGGGTTGCTCAATATAACATCAGACCTGGTGCTCAAAGGTGAAGATTTTCAAAAACTAACCAAGACTGAGAGGATGGAGAAGATAGATAGAATATGCATTCTGGGAAATTGCCTTCCAGCTGATAAGAAGTTTTTTGTAAAATGCTTAAGGGACAGAGGAGAGAAAGTTGCGATGGTTGGAATGCAAATAAATGATGCTCCAGCACTAAAAGAATCTGACATAGGGGTGGCAATGGGGAGTTGGAACTCAGATGTGGCGAGAGAATGTTCTGACATAACTATCTGGAATGAGGGTCTATGTTTCTTTTTTGACGTGATCTGTTGTGGAAGATGTATTTATGGGAAGTTGCAGAAGTTCCTTCAAGTGTTGCTTATTATGACAGTTTCTAGCTCACTGATAAACTTCATGGGTGTAATTTTCACTGGGGATTCCCCAATGACAGCAATTCAATGGTTTGGACTAAACCTGTCCATGACATTTATAGATGGCATGGCACTGTTGGGATCACCGCTAGCTAGGAGACAGGGTAATGAATTCGTAGTTGGACCTACAGGCTCTCTTCTAAACATGGCCATGAAAAGAAACGTAATTGCTCAATCGTCATACCAGATTATAGTTCTAATGACTCTGCAGCAAAAATGGCATCTATTTGACATAACTCAGGAATCAATCCCATCCATGATCTTCAATAGCCTAATCATATGCCAGGTTTTTAACCTGTTCAGTGCTAGAGAGCTACAGAAGAAGAACTTCTTCAAAG GGTCTGTTTCTTTTGAAAGCTAG
- the LOC141671188 gene encoding calcium-transporting ATPase 12, plasma membrane-type-like isoform X1, translating into MPEVNQNIDYEAQTLLVFSRDSSPRHIWTRIIVLLHSISKFKSEAESSYTCIHDPKAEGQSEIIDVVDGSSSTNDALLKIGSAPEDGLNSIQYQLHSKVTSQDLQDNSHHGIELLSQSKIGEISVSTPTASQDASTVHSVLPMSQQDMLQRSQTKKITQIMKEKDLKSFHSFGGIDGVADALTSDLDKGLYDEDDIHQRKVKSYFQNQLPRSCFFSFLIDTCKSFTMILLLVVAILSLGFGLKEEGTHTGWIDGAIIFFMIIVLVLFKSSCRYYHERNLLKKSRKQGVSTETVHVTRGECNQHISMSDLVHGDIVLLERGYKVPCDGFFIDGKLLEVDSGSQSIIDDNNPFLFYGSRVINGSGRMIVASVGTNTVWSELMRNNSGDKMSKVEAHINKLMERIQIAGLLITILMFIASFLRFVIKKPDEANRYRSDVKDKPITIRVICYTFEKIITEPKSTARTLTNLLSISLVGIMDNMPMVVSLAITLWNDKVLLDKGTWHDLLACVKSSSVTRICTDKIGGLTEQHMEVKMVSVDCDIISDSSSLSPKVLEVLCEGIGTSVLTSADASKAMGESLCLWANDAIGLTSNKLKNDWELLRWTESDPCMNPCGVLIKKAEEDDMCLHWKGPVREILAKCSRYYDKEGNLHRMNSQKKQAFDDVHIDMLNKQLKTIALACRPTVVCRLEGNDLDLIGLIGLKDSGKETTKVGIASAFKEGGVRTILVSADDVSSLEPIAVEHGLLNITSDLVLKGEDFQKLTKTERMEKIDRICILGNCLPADKKFFVKCLRDRGEKVAMVGMQINDAPALKESDIGVAMGSWNSDVARECSDITIWNEGLCFFFDVICCGRCIYGKLQKFLQVLLIMTVSSSLINFMGVIFTGDSPMTAIQWFGLNLSMTFIDGMALLGSPLARRQGNEFVVGPTGSLLNMAMKRNVIAQSSYQIIVLMTLQQKWHLFDITQESIPSMIFNSLIICQVFNLFSARELQKKNFFKGIHHDICFWFALAIYILLHTLYVAIGYRLARGTRLSYGLWAGCFFIGILSWLVDWICKIVLPPSVIECFTGWLTNSAGKFKIVVFNKDWWLAKSGCLDSESLPPETNSNLHDPLINTSESLSTPHQNETLK; encoded by the coding sequence GTCAAGCACAAACGATGCGTTATTAAAGATTGGTTCTGCGCCGGAGGATGGCCTCAATAGCATTCAGTACCAGCTCCATTCAAAAGTAACCTCACAAGACTTGCAGGATAATAGTCATCATGGCATTGAGCTCCTGAGTCAATCTAAAATTGGTGAGATATCTGTAAGCACACCTACTGCTTCTCAGGATGCCTCAACTGTTCACTCTGTGCTGCCAATGAGCCAACAGGACATGCTCCAACGTAGCCAGACAAAAAAAATCACCCAAATCATGAAGGAGAAGGATTTAAAATCATTCCATAGTTTTGGTGGTATCGACGGAGTGGCAGATGCATTGACTTCTGATCTGGACAAAGGACTTTATGATGAGGACGATATTCACCAACGAAAAGTGAAAAGTTACTTTCAAAATCAATTGCCTAGAAGCTGTTTCTTTTCCTTCCTTATTGATACATGCAAAAGTTTTACCATGATTCTTCTTTTAGTGGTTGCAATACTTTCTCTTGGCTTTGGATTAAAGGAGGAAGGAACACATACTGGTTGGATTGATGGAGCCATTATATTTTTCATGATTATTGTGCTAGTTCTGTTTAAATCTTCTTGCAGATATTATCATGaaagaaacttgctgaagaagTCGAGGAAGCAAGGTGTTTCAACTGAGACTGTTCATGTAACTAGAGGTGAATGTAATCAGCACATCAGCATGTCAGATCTTGTGCATGGTGATATAGTTTTGCTTGAAAGAGGATATAAAGTTCCGTGTGATGGTTTCTTTATTGACGGTAAATTGCTAGAAGTGGATTCTGGATCACAGTCCATAATTGATGACAACAATCCGTTTTTGTTTTACGGTTCAAGGGTAATCAATGGCAGTGGCAGGATGATTGTGGCATCTGTGGGAACGAACACAGTTTGGAGTGAACTGATGAGAAATAATTCTGGAGATAAAATGTCTAAGGTAGAAGCTCATATTAACAAGTTAATGGAGAGGATCCAGATTGCTGGTCTCCTAATAACTATCCTCATGTTTATAGCATCTTTCCTGCGGTTTGTAATAAAAAAACCAGATGAAGCAAATAGGTACCGGTCAGATGTCAAGGATAAACCAATCACAATCAGGGTTATCTGTTATACCTTTGAGAAAATAATCACAGAACCAAAGAGCACAGCAAGAACCTTGACAAATCTATTGAGTATCTCACTGGTTGGAATAATGGACAATATGCCTATGGTTGTTTCACTTGCTATCACTCTATGGAACGACAAGGTTCTATTAGATAAAGGTACCTGGCATGATTTACTAGCTTGCGTTAAGTCATCATCAGTCACTCGTATCTGCACAGACAAAATTGGTGGGTTGACCGAGCAGCACATGGAAGTTAAAATGGTTTCGGTTGACTGTGATATTATAAGTGACAGCTCTAGTCTTTCCCCGAAAGTTCTTGAAGTGCTCTGTGAAGGTATTGGCACATCAGTCTTGACGTCTGCAGATGCTAGTAAAGCGATGGGGGAATCACTTTGTCTTTGGGCTAATGATGCTATTGGGCTTACAAGTAACAAGCTAAAAAACGATTGGGAACTTCTGCGGTGGACAGAATCAGACCCGTGTATGAATCCTTGTGGAGTGTTGATTAAGAAAGCTGAAGAAGATGATATGTGTCTGCATTGGAAGGGACCTGTCCGGGAAATTTTGGCCAAATGTTCCCGTTACTATGATAAGGAAGGCAACCTACACCGCATGAACAGTCAGAAAAAGCAGGCATTTGACGATGTTCATATAGATATGTTAAACAAACAATTAAAAACAATTGCACTTGCTTGTAGACCCACTGTTGTCTGTAGACTGGAAGGAAATGACTTAGATTTAATAGGATTGATTGGTTTAAAAGATTCGGGTAAAGAAACTACCAAGGTGGGAATTGCAAGTGCTTTTAAAGAAGGTGGGGTTAGAACTATACTTGTTTCAGCAGATGATGTTTCTTCACTCGAACCTATTGCTGTTGAACATGGGTTGCTCAATATAACATCAGACCTGGTGCTCAAAGGTGAAGATTTTCAAAAACTAACCAAGACTGAGAGGATGGAGAAGATAGATAGAATATGCATTCTGGGAAATTGCCTTCCAGCTGATAAGAAGTTTTTTGTAAAATGCTTAAGGGACAGAGGAGAGAAAGTTGCGATGGTTGGAATGCAAATAAATGATGCTCCAGCACTAAAAGAATCTGACATAGGGGTGGCAATGGGGAGTTGGAACTCAGATGTGGCGAGAGAATGTTCTGACATAACTATCTGGAATGAGGGTCTATGTTTCTTTTTTGACGTGATCTGTTGTGGAAGATGTATTTATGGGAAGTTGCAGAAGTTCCTTCAAGTGTTGCTTATTATGACAGTTTCTAGCTCACTGATAAACTTCATGGGTGTAATTTTCACTGGGGATTCCCCAATGACAGCAATTCAATGGTTTGGACTAAACCTGTCCATGACATTTATAGATGGCATGGCACTGTTGGGATCACCGCTAGCTAGGAGACAGGGTAATGAATTCGTAGTTGGACCTACAGGCTCTCTTCTAAACATGGCCATGAAAAGAAACGTAATTGCTCAATCGTCATACCAGATTATAGTTCTAATGACTCTGCAGCAAAAATGGCATCTATTTGACATAACTCAGGAATCAATCCCATCCATGATCTTCAATAGCCTAATCATATGCCAGGTTTTTAACCTGTTCAGTGCTAGAGAGCTACAGAAGAAGAACTTCTTCAAAGGTATTCATCATGACATTTGCTTTTGGTTTGCTTTGGCTATTTACATATTGCTGCACACATTATATGTTGCCATTGGATATCGACTAGCTAGAGGCACACGTTTAAGTTATGGGTTATGGGCAGGTTGTTTTTTCATTGGTATTCTTTCATGGCTGGTTGATTGGATTTGTAAGATTGTACTTCCTCCTAGCGTGATAGAATGTTTTACTGGCTGGCTTACGAATAGTGCTGGAAAATTCAAAATAGTCGTATTCAACAAAGATTGGTGGTTAGCAAAGAGCGGATGTTTAGATTCTGAATCTTTACCACCAGAAACCAATTCTAATCTTCATGACCCCCTCATCAACACCTCAGAATCTTTAAGCACCCCACATCAAAATGAGACATTAAAATGA